DNA from Megalops cyprinoides isolate fMegCyp1 chromosome 14, fMegCyp1.pri, whole genome shotgun sequence:
AACCACTGACCCAGGAATAGCCGAGAGAGGAACCAGTTTGAATGACGTGTTTGACGGGGGAAAAATCACAACAGGGGTATTATCATTGACATCAATTACATTTATGGTCACTTTGGCAGAAGATGAACTAGGGGGTTGCCCACTGTCCTCTGCCCTGACATCAAAGGTGTAAGAGCTCTGCTGCTCTCGGTCAAAAGAAACGTTGGACTTTATAACTCCAGAATAAGGATCTAAGATGAAGTTTTCATTGTCACTCATTATGGAGAGAGTTACGGCAGCATTCTCTCCAGCGTCGGCATCAGTGACAGTGATCACCCCCACTGTGCTGTACTTTGGTAAATTCTCTGACACAAAAAACTGGAAGTGATTATGAGTGAACTTGGGGCTGTTGTCATTCTCATCCTGTATAGTCACGATTATGGCTGCCTGGCTTTGAAGAGGAGGCGTCCCGTTGTCTCTCGCTGTGACAGTAAACAGAAACctttcctgctcctctctgtcaaaAATCCTTGACGCTGTTAACACCCCTGTTTTACGATCCAAGTCAAAGAAGGAGGCATTGGGCCCTAACTGGTAAACAATCTCTGCATTCTTGCCACTGTCCTCATCTGTGGCACTGACAGTGGTGAGAAACAATCCTCGTTTATTGTTCTCCATGACGACCAACTCAATTACAGGCTGAGTGAAAATGGGAGGGTTATCATTTTCATCTTCCAGCTTTACTCTAACTAAAGCTGTTTGATTTAGGCTTGGTTTGCCAGAGTCAGACGCCACTATTTTAAAGTAGTACTCTTTGGTGCCTTCATAATCAAGCAGTGATGATGTCTCTAACAGGTATTGGTTGTCATACACTGCTTTCAGGTGGAAAGGGACATCCCTGTCGATAAAGCAAATCACTTTCCCATTGACGTCTGTGTCCTTATCAGAGACTGTGATCAGAGCGATCTTGGTGTTGATAGGATCTTTCTCAGACAAGAAAACTGTGCCATTAATTGGAGTGATAATATACCTCAGGTCTACGTTTGGGGGATTATCGTTCACATCTGTCACATTAATAGTTATCGTGGCTTTTGCTGGGCTAGAACTGCCATCACTGGCCAGTACTGTCAATTTGTGGATAGCGATTTCTTCTCTGTCCAAAGGTCGCTGCACAGTTATGAGGCCAGAGGTGGTGTTCAAAGCAAAGAGTCTTTTTGTGGCCGTGGAAACCTGGGCACCAAAACCATATCTGATGTCAGCATTGAGCCCTATATCTGCATCTGTGGCTTGAAGCTGCACCACAGACGTGCCCACAGGAGAGTTCTCTGGAATGTGGACCTCAATCTGATTATCTTTAAAAACAGGCTTGTTGTCATTAACGTCGGTTACTGTTACCTGAAGGATCGCTGTACTGGACTTCTGGGGGTTGCCCCCATCTTCTACCTTAACCTTCATTACATATGTATCCTTCTGTTCCCTGTCTAAGTTCTGCTGTACAATCAGCTGGGGCCACTTCTCCCCCTCTGGCGTTTCTACAATGTCCAAGCCAAAGGCACTTTGCCCATTCACAAGCTTGTAGTGCTGCACACTGTTAAAGCCGGTGTCTGGGTCAGTGGCTGAAGGAATGGCGAAGCGGCTATTAATTAGGGTGTTCTCCGGGATGGAAATGTTTATAACTGGAGAGGGGAACATGGGGGCATTGTCGTTGGTGTCCTTGAcgataattttaattttaatcagcCTGAAATAGTCATTTGGCAGGATGACCACCTCAATCTCAAAagaacattcattttcttcataGGAGGGGCCAGGACAGAGTCGCTCCCTGTCAATTCGATTGGAAGTTGTATAGATCTCCCCAGTACTGCTTAAAACTCTGAGCAATGGTTTATCTCCAGCTTTTGAAACCAGCCTGTAGACCAAGTTAGCACTTGTTCCAGTGGCAGCCATAGTATGGGAAATGTTCAGATCTTTTGGTATGTTTCCAATGAGAACATTTTCTTGCAACTCTTCCCTAATAGTGTAGATAAGCTCTTGGGCTATACCAGGGTGTAACCAAAAGCAGGAAACCAGAGCGGCCAACAGGTAAAAATCCGAAAGGTTCATGGCAAGTGTTTAATCCTTTTCCACTTCGTATTTCAGACAGTTTTCCCCCCATGCAAAGTAGCTAGACTACAGGATTCATGTTACCTTGCATTTGTAAGCAAGAGGTTGCCAACACAATcctataaataaacaatatacaGTACGTTACAATAAGATAACCTCATCGTTTAAACacatcacaaataaatacaggTTTAACTGACACAGGTTTAACTAAAATTTAGCGTGAGAAAAACGTATTTATCCAAGGTGCATGCTTCTGACTGTTCAGAAACCTTTCATAAGCAGCTTTGCACTTTATTAACTATATCGCAGTTTGATATAAACTGTGTAACAATCTGCAAAATCGTGATATCTTGGCAGTTATTCCCTTTATTTCCAGAGGGTTTCAATTAGATAATGCTGCAGCAACCGGAGCAGCCATTCAAATACTAAGCAGCATCTTTCAAGACATTACATGATACGTTAAACGGATATTGAAACAGCTCTTAAGCACTTAATTTCAGGGTATAACATTAAGCATTTCATCAGAATAAAATTATTATCAGTATTTTAGCCCCAAAGGGTCTCATATGAACTCGAAAAAACAATAATTGTTGTGATATGCTGGACATAATGTGCTTTTCCTTacccccgtttttttttttttttttttttttggctcagaAGGTGCTGTTAGCGCGTGTATGGTTTCAAACAAGCTTTCTGTGGCTGAATGTTGCAGTCCCACATTTTTTGACAaaacccctctctcccagcgagcaaaaatattgttgtaGTACTCCAATATTGAGATCCTTAATGTGTGAACCCAGCACGGCTGAAAACGTAGCTGTAATCCATCGAAAAGACAACTGCGGCAGGATCAAAATCAGTGGTTAAGGTTAAACTGTATCAAACAGATACTTCGTTACGGGCTCTCCATCGCTGCCAATTCTCAGATGAATAATGCTAGCTAACTACATGTACTGCAGGTCTCCGCGATCCTCACCTAACAGAATCAGGTGATCAGCACACCGTTATGTTCCTTAGGACAAGGAAATCCATGCAGTAATACCGCACCAATGTACATCGAAGAATCCTGTGTTACTGTTACTATGCAACCTGTTTTGCCGTTATTCTCAGCATAGACAAGGCGTGAGCTGTGCTTTTCCCGTTGCAGAAAGGATACATCAGTTCACTCTTTTCCAGATCTTTTTTCCAGTGAGTGATGCCCTTTATGACAAAACTCAGCAGGTTTCCTCACAGTCATACGAAACATAGCACGCTTCATCTGTTGTTTTCTGCTGTACAAAGTTCCCTGTAAAATATAACGGTACGATGTAACTAAAAGTGCCTGCTCCGTCCCCAGTTTGCAACTGAATATCTTGCAAAAACTCTCAAAATcgaggggaaggaggggaagagaggcgggggaggggctTGACTCTAACAATCCAACACCTCCGACGATAGTTATTGGTTCTCTTCTACTTGGAGGTAGTATTAACGGTGGGTTCAGCCTTACTATTGGTCTATGGAAATGTCAATTACCATGGACCAAACTTCACTGAAATCCTTATCGGCTACTGCAAACCGAACACAATCCTTAAAGCCTTCGAGCATACTTGGAAACGTCTGGAGCAGTTAAGCATAAAACTTTAAATGACGATGCGAAATGGTTCCTGCAGTATTTATCTCACGTGTAGAAAAAAATGGGATGGGCAATATAACGACCGCTGCGTATAGCTTAATATCACACATTGGTTGTCATACGAAAAATATATGTAGGCGATACAGATAGTTTTAAAGTCAAGTTTAATTACTAGGTGTAGATATGGTAGCTACATGTTGTTAGGGCCCGGTATTTTATAGTACAGGTAGTGTGTTAACAGTCCCCAGCTTTCTACAGTAGCCTACATGGACCTTCAACCCTGGGCATGTTACGCATGTGACAAGAGTCAATGTCATAGCGAGCCAGCGATAATACCGGCGCCTTTAAATACAAattgaatgtcttttttcacCTCTGAAATATCAATTTATTTGTTAGAACAAACAGTATAACGAACTCATTTTAACTAGGTATTGGTGCGCATATCTAAAAGGTTAATATTTTAATCAGTCAAGGCAAATCATCAGGAAACGTCCTCCTAGTCTGTCTGCATTCTAGGTGTTACTGGAAATGGGCATCGCTGGCAATGCGAGCGTTGAACTCCTCCATATATAGACCgttattcaaaacaaatgcgTTGAACCAAATCCTAAGTTAACTGTCGAACGGtcttttctcatctttattaGTTTCATGTTGGCAATGTTTTAAGACAATACAGAGCAAACAGGTTAGTTTAATGCAGTAGCCTACATCAATGTACAGTTTACTCTCAAGTATTTAGCTTGTCAAGATTAATAATTGTCAAATAATGGTGATTAAATATAAGATTTTTAGATCATGTTAATTTTCGTTACGTTTGTATGCTCTCACTGGTAATTCAATTTAGTTATTAGTCGACTACTTTAACAATAGAATACTatgcaatgaaagaaaaactgataatattaataatgcaataaattttaaaatgtaataaaggCACCTCAAGAAATATCGCAAGTACCCCATCTAAGGAAACAGTGTTCTAGGGTGACAGCAGGTGTATTTGTGCCTGACAATTAGCTGAACGACGTCCTGGTTGGGTTCATGTGTTAAGGTATACAGTACCATCTAGAGGTTCGTATTGGAAATGCGAAATGTCTGTGGGCAGGGTTCCACGCGTCTCAATTGCCGTTAGgaagaaaaggaataaaatgcTTCCAAAAATTTTAAATGCCTTCAATAAAGTAGCATGTTTCTTTATATAGAGGGGTTTGattatgttaaatgttttcaggcTGTTGTTGAAGGAAGCTTTATCTCAAGAAAATGAATTATGTGATTGCAAAATTTCTTCAAAAATGGGGAAAGCTACTCAAGTCAAGACCTTTTGGTACATATGCTTAcgtaatatatatttttggctgATTTTCAGAATACATAGGGCAGAATTCATTGTTAATTAAAGATTCACAATTTGAATTCTGCTGTATAAGGATATAATAGCTGTGAGACTTTTGATACAATAATattggctttcattttttaagataATGGAAATTAAGCATGACATTTGTGATTGCAGCTGAGGTAAACTGTTGGGTCTGTTTTCACAAGAAGTTTGTGAAAATAAGGCATTGATGCTAGGTTTTAGTATTCCTGTCATAGCGTGTAAAATTTTAAACTGCCATAAATCATCATAGAATACTTGTGCTAAAAACTATGTGCAAATAACACCTCATAATACCACAGGGGGCACCAGGAGTGAGCAGGAGAAGCACTGGCCCCAGGACCCTTAGCTGACAGCACACTGGCACCGCCCCATCTGCCAACCTGGCACTTGTTAATTAACAGCAAGACGAAAATGCCAGTGTCAGCCCTCTCATACGCAGAATCGcactgactgtaatgtaatgagggaAGCAGCAAACATAATAGATAAAACAAGGAGCGTTTCCAGGAGTAGTCCCACTCTGAAGTTATAGTCAGGATTGGCATTCTTTCCTTGAATTTAGTCATGAGGGAAGGTCAAGACTGAAAAGGGCCACATAAAAAAGGTGGTTCACAGTGTGATACTATTTAGGTTTAAGTGATAATGTTacaggaaaagaacaaaactaaCTGTTCTTGGAGTAATGCCAgcattgtattatttatgacacaacaaaaaaaaaaaaaaagaaaatctaggTGAATTATTTCTAGTCTCCTACTAAAGTTCATAGGCCAGATGTGGCTATCATCGATCGTATTGATGAAAGCAGATCAATGaggtgtacagtacagtatctcAGCCCAACATAATGTAGAACTACATGGccacaaatgtaaaattcatgcCAGCCATGTTTAATCCTGTTGATAAAAGgcaatttttaattaattcattttttaattgtttcctCTCAAACCATTCCCACATATGTCCCACTTACAGCACCAATGTATGACAAATTACTCTTTCTGCTTCCTTTCACAAACCACTACAGGTAATACCAAATGTCATACCCAAGGTAGTGTAGCATGGATTATCTCAAATGCTCATTACCATTTTGCTGGAACACCTGTTTATCATAATCTGACAGCTCTGGCAGGATGATATACCTTATTAGTTGCATGGCATCCACCTTCAAGCTCATTTAACACCATTTTGGGTAGGGCAGACTGGAGGATAAGCCATGCGGCTCATTCCATCACCTGGCTTAACATCCAAGCACAACCTGCCAAACATGAACTttcatttatgcaaatatgAGGGATTGAATATTTTCTGTTCTTCAAAAACATATTCGAGGTAATGCTCATTCTAAGTATTTCAGGGTTCAGGTAATATTTTTGTTCCCTGACTAGacactttatttgaaaataggcatatatatgtgtacttttcattgttaaaatacagataaagaaaatgcattttctgtacttttgttgttattaaatTTGTTGTAGTAGTGGTAGTTACTCACATGTATAatgcagttattatttttagGTCACTAAAAACACTAGCAAAAACAGATCTGCCATTAAAATATGATACCAAAATCACACCAAGATGCATTACATAATTTCAGGGAAACATCCTTCAGGGAAACATCTTCAATCAAACTGTCATCAGAAATCAACTTGAGTTTTTTActcagtttttatttctgccACA
Protein-coding regions in this window:
- the LOC118788842 gene encoding protocadherin-9-like isoform X1, encoding MNLSDFYLLAALVSCFWLHPGIAQELIYTIREELQENVLIGNIPKDLNISHTMAATGTSANLVYRLVSKAGDKPLLRVLSSTGEIYTTSNRIDRERLCPGPSYEENECSFEIEVVILPNDYFRLIKIKIIVKDTNDNAPMFPSPVINISIPENTLINSRFAIPSATDPDTGFNSVQHYKLVNGQSAFGLDIVETPEGEKWPQLIVQQNLDREQKDTYVMKVKVEDGGNPQKSSTAILQVTVTDVNDNKPVFKDNQIEVHIPENSPVGTSVVQLQATDADIGLNADIRYGFGAQVSTATKRLFALNTTSGLITVQRPLDREEIAIHKLTVLASDGSSSPAKATITINVTDVNDNPPNVDLRYIITPINGTVFLSEKDPINTKIALITVSDKDTDVNGKVICFIDRDVPFHLKAVYDNQYLLETSSLLDYEGTKEYYFKIVASDSGKPSLNQTALVRVKLEDENDNPPIFTQPVIELVVMENNKRGLFLTTVSATDEDSGKNAEIVYQLGPNASFFDLDRKTGVLTASRIFDREEQERFLFTVTARDNGTPPLQSQAAIIVTIQDENDNSPKFTHNHFQFFVSENLPKYSTVGVITVTDADAGENAAVTLSIMSDNENFILDPYSGVIKSNVSFDREQQSSYTFDVRAEDSGQPPSSSSAKVTINVIDVNDNTPVVIFPPSNTSFKLVPLSAIPGSVVAEVFALDGDTGMNAELKYTIVNGNNKGLFRIDPVTGNITLEEKPAITDIGLHRLVVNISDLGYPKSLHTLVMVFLYVNDTVGNATYIHELIRQTVEAPLDKNIGDSSETYQSRDYLTIMIAIVTGAMVVIVVIFFTVLVRCRHASRFKAAQRKKQGAEWMSPNQESKQSKKKKRKKRKSPKSSLLNFVTIGEPKPDDPVHEPINGTISLPAELEEQAMGRFDWNTMPTTTFKPSSPDLARHYKSASPQSAFHLKADTPVSVKKHHVIQELPLDNTFVGGCDTLSKRSSTSSDHFSASECSSQGGVKTRGPLHNRQGSLTRAQTELNPEYLDLRSRPELNPEYWVPCTPLSQRRVTFHLPDGSQESCSDSGLGEHEPTCTGGPLSHPLPLVQPQDEFCEQSSPDKRTEADGNSDPNSDGPLGPRGLVEATEMCTQECLVLGHSDNCWMPPGLGTYSSNSPLSTFVNHSEWAKDKLLTGSTLTRTWDKNGPRDQFGDRKDFGGAEGHFTNSSHIKDIPLASLKSCTQVCMSDSAKEHQL
- the LOC118788842 gene encoding protocadherin-9-like isoform X2, translating into MNLSDFYLLAALVSCFWLHPGIAQELIYTIREELQENVLIGNIPKDLNISHTMAATGTSANLVYRLVSKAGDKPLLRVLSSTGEIYTTSNRIDRERLCPGPSYEENECSFEIEVVILPNDYFRLIKIKIIVKDTNDNAPMFPSPVINISIPENTLINSRFAIPSATDPDTGFNSVQHYKLVNGQSAFGLDIVETPEGEKWPQLIVQQNLDREQKDTYVMKVKVEDGGNPQKSSTAILQVTVTDVNDNKPVFKDNQIEVHIPENSPVGTSVVQLQATDADIGLNADIRYGFGAQVSTATKRLFALNTTSGLITVQRPLDREEIAIHKLTVLASDGSSSPAKATITINVTDVNDNPPNVDLRYIITPINGTVFLSEKDPINTKIALITVSDKDTDVNGKVICFIDRDVPFHLKAVYDNQYLLETSSLLDYEGTKEYYFKIVASDSGKPSLNQTALVRVKLEDENDNPPIFTQPVIELVVMENNKRGLFLTTVSATDEDSGKNAEIVYQLGPNASFFDLDRKTGVLTASRIFDREEQERFLFTVTARDNGTPPLQSQAAIIVTIQDENDNSPKFTHNHFQFFVSENLPKYSTVGVITVTDADAGENAAVTLSIMSDNENFILDPYSGVIKSNVSFDREQQSSYTFDVRAEDSGQPPSSSSAKVTINVIDVNDNTPVVIFPPSNTSFKLVPLSAIPGSVVAEVFALDGDTGMNAELKYTIVNGNNKGLFRIDPVTGNITLEEKPAITDIGLHRLVVNISDLGYPKSLHTLVMVFLYVNDTVGNATYIHELIRQTVEAPLDKNIGDSSETYQSRDYLTIMIAIVTGAMVVIVVIFFTVLVRCRHASRFKAAQRKKQGAEWMSPNQESKQSKKKKRKKRKSPKSSLLNFVTIGEPKPDDPVHEPINGTISLPAELEEQAMGRFDWNTMPTTTFKPSSPDLARHYKSASPQSAFHLKADTPVSVKKHHVIQELPLDNTFVGGCDTLSKRSSTSSDHFSASECSSQGGVKTRGPLHNRQSQRRVTFHLPDGSQESCSDSGLGEHEPTCTGGPLSHPLPLVQPQDEFCEQSSPDKRTEADGNSDPNSDGPLGPRGLVEATEMCTQECLVLGHSDNCWMPPGLGTYSSNSPLSTFVNHSEWAKDKLLTGSTLTRTWDKNGPRDQFGDRKDFGGAEGHFTNSSHIKDIPLASLKSCTQVCMSDSAKEHQL